In the Myxosarcina sp. GI1 genome, CTAAAAAGAATATCCTGGCAGATTACTATCGTGAGGCTGAGTCCTGCCCGCGCTCTGCATTCTAATCTAATTCATAGATTTTTTCTCGATTGAGATATTCCTCTTTAACTCCTAATTCAAAAGTTAGAAAAGGATAGTTTTCTTATGGTATTGGAGTAATTAGAATATCTACCTCATCTCCTTCCTTAAAGTTTTCGGGTACGTTTTCTAAGAGAATTATGTTTTTTCCTTTAATATAGCCCTTCATAATCAAAATAAGCGTGTTAGCAAGACTCTACATTAATTTTAATTGCTCCTCAAAGTTCTTAGTTTTTGCTTTCTTTTTCTTAGATTTACCTTTCTTTTAGCTGTGTAATTCTCGTTCTACTTTCTCGGTGTGGCGATCGTGGTTTAGGCGATGGCTTCATTGACTTCTTATTGCAGGCGATCGCTACCTCAACATTCAACACTGCTTGTATACAGTTATTCATGGCTGAAATTGAAAGTTTATTTAAAATTTCAGCCATACTATATGTTTATTTGTTTTTATGTCTTCGTTCATATACAGTGACAATGCGCTCTAAGGTTTCATCATCAAAGAGATGTAACGCCTTATTTAACTTTTGCCAGTCGCGCCATTTTTCCAGGCAGTAAGCATCTTTTTCTAACCGTCTGTCAGTCCAGTTATGTTTTTGAAGTATTTCTCGACAGAATTCATAAAAATCAATGTGCCAATTGAGGTTAGCTACGGCTTTTTGCAAAGTAATTACGTTCATAGTTCGATTTAGAATTAATTTCACAGGTTGCCGTAGGACTGCTTTGTTCAGAAAATCTCTGGATTATATTTTTCTTCTTCTAAGTCTCTTTCTGTTATCTCCACGGTCAATTCTCCTCTGGCTAGTTTGGCTTTAGTTTCATGCCAGCCAGAAAGATAGTAACAGTCATCTGAAGCTGGAGTTTCTAAATTCAGGGCATCATTTTCACCATTGATGTACTCAAATAGAGCATCTTCATCTCTCGAACTAGGTTGTGAATAGTTCATAGTAATTGTTATCTAATAAACTTCACTTACTCCTCAGCACGAGACAGTAACTATTTAGTTTTTATCTATCTTGTTTTCTATTTAATCCTAATTACCAAACTGGTTTCGGTTTCTCCCCAGTCAGCCCAGGGAAAATCATCTTTACTAGTTTTTAATGCCTGCTTTAGATCGTTTAATTTTGCCTCGACTTTAACTCGCTGATATTCCTCTGGCAGTTCTTCTGGTGCTACCTTAAGAACTACTGGCTGTCTGGTTTGCTGATAGATGGTTGAATACTTACCCTTAACTTTGGTTTCTCCTCGCTGCTGCATTGCCAGGAGGATGTATTGTTTTAGCTTGTTGGCAGAATTGAGCTTACTAACCTGTCTGACTCTAAGCTCGTCAATCATGGATTTAACGGCTTCGGCTTCTTTTTCTAAGCATTTAGCAGCATAGGCAGCAGATTCTAGCTTTGCTTTCCAGTCTTCTTCTTTACCCAACCACTGTTGAAATAGTTGTTGAGAACGTTCGTCTTTTTCTGTTTCGGTTAGTTCTTCGCTGTTAGCAATTTCGGCAATTGCTTCTTCTAAATCGATGAGGTCTTGAGTTTGATTCCAGAGATTATCATTCATAAACTGTTGTTTCCTTTTAGTTTATTAATTTCCTTTACACCGAAGGACTAATTATTCTTTTCTATCTTTTAGTTCATTTGATACTCTTGTATTAGCGAGGTAAAAATTACGGTTATGGAAAATTTTAGTCAACTGATTGGCGATCGCCTAATTAAAAACTGTAGCGAGGCGCAAGCAGGACTGCTTAAACTATGTCAAATAAAAATGGTTGTAGTAGAAGGCAGTTCGGCATTACTAGTTCATTGTCCTAACTCTTGGACAGAAAATCAGTTAAGTGGATTTTTGTTAATAGGGAATCTCGGTAAATTAATTCACAACTTAGGTATCGAGCGATTGGTTTTGAATAACGGTGAAGATTGGGTGTCTCATTATGAATGGGACGAGACTTACTTTAACTTCAACGGTTATTTTCTAAATGGAGATTTGGAACAGCTAAAGATTGTCAATGTTCCTACTATTGAGGAACTAGAAAACATGACGGACAATCAGCAATAGGTTGCCCGTCAAACATTAAATTAGTTAAAATTCGACCTCGGCATCTTCTGTTACTGACCTAGCTGCTGCTGGGAGTGGTGGTAGTTCTACCTGCCCATCCTTCATTCGCGCTGCATAGAGTTGATGCTGACCGATAAATGCTTTCAACTCCTCAACTCGTTCCTCCTGATTTTCAGCCCACTCAAACTCTACTGCATAATAAGTCCCTAGTTCGGAAGAGCGTTTGTCCATCTTGGCAGTTACAATACCCGTACCGATAGCAATACCTTTTACCCCTAAATCTAGATGAAGATTGATAAAGTTATCGAGAGATTCGGTTTTGAGTAGAATATGACCGACAATGTTATCGGGGTCTACAAAGATAATTTCCAACCAGCTTTGATAGGGATAATTGAATAGCTGTTCTTCAAAGGTGCGAAAGCTGAGGATTTCTAGTTTGAGTTCGTTACCAACCAGCTTTGACTCGCCAATTTTAAACACGCCAGCTTTACAGTCAGCGCGATACTGACGGGGACGACCAGGGATGTAAACAATACCGTCCATTTTTAAAGGTTCAAAAGCATTAACCATGAGCTATATCTCTATGAGCTATATCTCTCCAAATTAATTACGCGATCGCCGAAGGTTTGTTTGGTTTTTAGTGCCAGATTTTATTTCTCTGACACTTTTATTTGTTTATTTATGCCGTTACTAACTCTTTAGATTTCTCGATGTATTCTTTTAGAGAAGAGTAATTGAGGTGGTTCAGAACCGAGTAACAATGTTTACAGCAGGCTTTACCCAACAACTCTTTTTGATTAGCCCAATCATCACAGTCACAGATTAATTCTTGTGGGCGAACGGTAACTTGATAGCGAGTTTCTTTGTAGGGATTGTAGACTGTAAAAGATTCTTTATTGTAGAGATGAGGTGTAGTTTCAAGTGTGCGACTTCTAGACCTGCGCCAGTTAGCAAAGTGCTGGCAGAATTCTTTCTTGGAAACGAATTTAGCCTTTCGATCGTGGATTTTAACTAGAACGACTTTATTCCAGACTTCTAGATCTTTAATTAGGAAATAGTCAAGATTTAACAGTCTAGCGGCAGCGGATTTAGAATAAATTAAGTTTTGAGCGGTAGTCATTTATTTGACCTCAATTAATTTCACCGCTACCGAAGGACTTTTATTTTTATCTTTTTTTTAGTTGGTTTATTTTTATTAGTTTAATTAGTTGATTTTTGACAGAGAAAATAAAGCTCAGGATGTAAGTCCTGAGCTAAAGTCATACTTATCTGTTGAATCGTTTGGCACTACGCTCTTTATTTAGCTTCAATAGGTAGTCCAAAGTTATCTCTGGTTTGAGTCGCTCTTTGGCATACTCGACCATTTCTTCAACGGTAGCTTTGATAAAAGCCGCGTCAAATTCTACCTCAAACTCTTTCCAAGCTTCCGAATAAAGTTGTTTGATAACTTCTTCTGGAATATCGCCACGCTCTACTGCCCCTGATGCGAAAGCATCTGTTAAAATATTCGTCCTAATTTTGTCCCAAACTAGATGACGCAAAGTGTAGAACACTGCCTGCCATCTACGAAAAGCGGCTTTTCTTTCCTGTTCTTTGAGTGTAGGAACTTGGAATTTAGAAGATAGAGCATTGTGATTAATTGGCATTTTGTAACTCCTAAATTGGATAAAATTTACAACTGAGTTTTTCCTCAGCTATCTTTGACGCAAGGGGTGGAGGCTTCAAATGTCAATGG is a window encoding:
- a CDS encoding siphovirus Gp157 family protein; this translates as MNDNLWNQTQDLIDLEEAIAEIANSEELTETEKDERSQQLFQQWLGKEEDWKAKLESAAYAAKCLEKEAEAVKSMIDELRVRQVSKLNSANKLKQYILLAMQQRGETKVKGKYSTIYQQTRQPVVLKVAPEELPEEYQRVKVEAKLNDLKQALKTSKDDFPWADWGETETSLVIRIK